Proteins co-encoded in one Streptomyces sp. JH34 genomic window:
- a CDS encoding nucleoside/nucleotide kinase family protein produces the protein MDTSDLDALTERARRLATGGGRRILGIAGAPGAGKSTLAARIVERLEGNAVLVPMDGFHLAGAELERLGRAGRKGAPDTFDAAGYAALLRRLRHPQGQDPVYAPAFDRALEEPVAGSVRVPADIPLVVTEGNYLLLDEGPWAPVRGLLDEVWFLDADPALRVRGLVDRHVAFGRSRPHAEHWVAGSDERNARLVERHRDRADLVVRLR, from the coding sequence ATGGACACGAGCGACCTCGACGCGCTGACGGAACGCGCCCGCCGACTCGCCACCGGCGGCGGACGCCGCATCCTCGGCATCGCGGGGGCGCCCGGCGCCGGGAAGTCCACGCTGGCCGCCCGCATCGTCGAACGGCTCGAAGGGAACGCGGTTCTGGTCCCCATGGACGGCTTCCATCTGGCGGGCGCCGAACTGGAACGCCTCGGCAGAGCCGGACGCAAGGGCGCCCCCGACACCTTCGACGCCGCCGGGTACGCGGCCCTGCTGCGCCGGCTGCGCCACCCCCAAGGCCAGGACCCGGTGTATGCGCCCGCCTTCGACCGCGCGCTGGAGGAGCCGGTCGCCGGATCCGTGCGCGTCCCCGCTGACATCCCCCTCGTCGTGACCGAGGGCAACTACCTGCTCCTGGACGAGGGCCCCTGGGCGCCCGTACGCGGACTGCTGGACGAGGTCTGGTTCCTGGACGCCGATCCCGCACTGCGGGTGCGCGGGCTGGTGGACCGGCATGTGGCCTTCGGCAGGTCACGCCCGCACGCCGAGCACTGGGTGGCAGGTTCCGACGAGCGCAACGCCCGGCTCGTCGAGCGGCACCGCGACCGCGCCGACCTCGTCGTACGGCTTCGCTGA
- a CDS encoding VOC family protein, with protein sequence MSHIALVTLVVRDYDEALSFYTDALGFELVEDTDRGDGSRWVVVRPRGTSGTGLLLARAKDEAQLGSVGAQTGGRVGFFLHTEDFAGDHERMRAAGVRFLEEPRHETYGSVAVFEDLYGNRWDLLQPA encoded by the coding sequence ATGTCCCACATCGCCCTGGTCACGCTGGTCGTCCGCGACTACGACGAGGCTCTCTCCTTCTACACCGACGCCCTCGGGTTCGAGCTGGTGGAGGACACCGACCGGGGCGACGGCTCCCGCTGGGTGGTGGTCCGTCCCCGGGGCACGTCCGGTACCGGTCTGCTCCTGGCACGCGCCAAGGACGAGGCGCAGCTCGGTAGCGTCGGGGCGCAGACCGGCGGCCGGGTCGGATTCTTCCTGCACACGGAGGACTTCGCGGGTGACCACGAGCGGATGCGGGCGGCCGGGGTCCGCTTCCTGGAGGAACCGCGGCACGAGACGTACGGCTCGGTCGCCGTCTTCGAGGACCTGTACGGCAACCGGTGGGACCTGCTGCAGCCGGCGTGA
- a CDS encoding LysR family transcriptional regulator has product MIDARRLRILRAVADHRTVTAAAAALYLTPSAVSQQLAALEQETGHRLVERGARGARMTAAGEILLTHANAVLAQLERAEAELADYGAGVAGTVTVAAFATGIGLVLAPAIAELTRTAPGIRVRVQDAEGDASVPMVLDRQVDVAVAVEYRGAPGDDDRRLTRVPLYSEPFDAVLPVGHRLAGQDHVAVADLAKDSWIGPYPGNPCHDVVVLACEYAGFEPLLEHSSDDFHAVVALAGAGAGVALVPRSALRGTDLGGVVVRPVEGAAPTRRVFAAVRQGAEGHPLIKPVLEALRAAAGPV; this is encoded by the coding sequence ATGATCGATGCACGGCGGCTGCGCATCCTCCGTGCGGTGGCCGACCACCGCACGGTGACCGCCGCGGCCGCCGCGCTGTACCTGACCCCTTCGGCCGTCTCCCAGCAGCTGGCCGCCCTGGAGCAGGAGACCGGTCACCGGCTGGTCGAGCGCGGCGCGCGCGGTGCGCGGATGACCGCCGCCGGGGAGATCCTGCTCACCCACGCCAACGCGGTCCTCGCCCAGCTGGAGCGGGCCGAGGCGGAGCTCGCCGACTACGGTGCGGGTGTGGCCGGGACGGTCACCGTCGCCGCGTTCGCCACGGGCATCGGGCTCGTGCTCGCCCCCGCGATCGCCGAGCTCACCCGCACCGCGCCGGGCATCCGGGTCCGGGTCCAGGACGCCGAGGGCGACGCCAGCGTGCCGATGGTGCTGGACCGGCAGGTCGATGTGGCGGTGGCCGTCGAATACCGGGGCGCGCCCGGTGACGACGACCGCCGGCTGACCCGGGTGCCGCTGTACTCCGAGCCCTTCGACGCGGTGCTGCCGGTCGGGCACCGTCTGGCGGGCCAGGACCACGTCGCCGTCGCCGATCTGGCCAAGGACAGCTGGATCGGCCCGTACCCCGGCAACCCCTGTCACGACGTGGTGGTCCTGGCCTGCGAGTACGCCGGGTTCGAGCCGCTGCTGGAGCACTCGTCCGACGACTTCCACGCCGTGGTCGCCCTGGCCGGGGCGGGTGCCGGGGTGGCCCTGGTGCCCCGCTCGGCGCTGCGCGGCACGGACCTCGGCGGAGTCGTCGTGCGGCCGGTGGAGGGCGCCGCCCCGACCCGGCGCGTCTTCGCCGCGGTGCGGCAGGGCGCCGAGGGGCACCCTCTGATCAAGCCGGTCCTGGAGGCGCTGCGCGCGGCGGCGGGGCCCGTCTGA